In Pectinophora gossypiella chromosome 17, ilPecGoss1.1, whole genome shotgun sequence, one DNA window encodes the following:
- the LOC126374188 gene encoding adipokinetic hormone/corazonin-related peptide receptor variant I — protein sequence MDIDEKVSGPGGASQRNWTHLNATNELPLDMRFNHGHMVSITVYSVLMVISATGNITVLSQLVKRRRAKRASRLDVLLMHLAVADLMVTFLMMPLEIAWAGTVQWLAGDLMCRLMMFTRTFGLYLSSFVLICIAIDRYYAILKPLNVTWEARVRRALTVAWVCAGLASLPQSFIFHLGEHPEVRGYYQCVSYGSLPTERHEFAYFLVNMTLMYVAPLVSTLYCSSASLLEIIRRANTANDKMRRSGVGILGRARARTLKMTVTIVLVFFTCWSPYYFYCLWYWIDKDSLKKLDPAIQKGMWLFSCTNSCANPIVYGVFNRNRWTWHRSATTRCRGGSMRRGSRLPYGESMEISAATLARARSSVISERQSRRDSAYASNGSQKHYHNNNNTFSNGMV from the exons ATGGACATCGATGAAAAAGTCTCCGGCCCAGGCGGCGCGTCCCAGCGCAACTGGACCCACCTGAACGCCACAAACGAGCTGCCACTAGACATGCGCTTCAACCATGGCCACATGGTGTCTATAACTGTGTACAGTGTGCTAATGGTGATATCTGCAACCGGAAACATCACGGTGCTGTCACAGTTGGTGAAGAGACGACGGGCGAAGAGAGCCAGTCGGTTGGATGTGCTGCTAATGCATTTGGCTGTTGCTGATCTTATG gTCACATTCCTGATGATGCCACTGGAGATCGCGTGGGCAGGCACCGTGCAGTGGCTGGCCGGGGACCTGATGTGCCGCCTGATGATGTTCACGCGGACCTTCGGACTTTACCTCTCCAGCTTCGTGCTCATATGCATCGCTATTGACAG ATACTACGCGATCCTGAAGCCCCTAAACGTGACGTGGGAGGCCCGAGTAAGGAGAGCCCTCACCGTGGCGTGGGTGTGCGCGGGGCTCGCTAGTCTACCTCAGAGTTTCATCTTCCACCTAGGGGAGCACCCTGAAGTCAGAGg GTACTACCAGTGCGTGTCATACGGGTCGCTGCCGACGGAGCGGCATGAGTTCGCGTACTTCCTAGTGAACATGACGCTGATGTACGTCGCGCCACTCGTGTCCACCCTATACTGCTCCTCTGCCTCACTGCTCGAGATCATACGCCGCGCTAACACCGCCAATG ACAAGATGCGCCGTAGTGGTGTGGGCATCCTGGGTAGAGCGCGGGCGCGGACCTTGAAGATGACGGTCACCATCGTGCTGGTGTTCTTCACCTGCTGGTCACCATACTACTTCTACTGTCTTTG gTATTGGATAGATAAGGACTCTCTGAAGAAACTGGACCCGGCCATCCAGAAGGGCATGTGGCTGTTCTCGTGCACCAACTCCTGCGCCAATCCCATCGTCTACGGCGTGTTCAACAGGAACCGCTGGACGTGGCATCGTAGCGCC ACGACCCGATGTCGCGGCGGCAGCATGCGGCGCGGCTCCCGTTTACCATACGGAGAATCCATGGAAATATCAGCGGCAACCCTAGCGCGGGCGCGTAGCTCAGTGATCAGCGAGCGACAAAGCCGCAGAGACTCTGCCTACGCCTCCAACGGCTCCCAGAAGCACtatcacaacaacaacaacacctTCTCAAATGGCATGGTGTAG